The Dreissena polymorpha isolate Duluth1 chromosome 2, UMN_Dpol_1.0, whole genome shotgun sequence nucleotide sequence attttaatacttacccGGTGGAGCGTCGAGCCCCAgttgtccccggttcatccccgtcgtccccggttcatccaggtagagccccggttcatctcagtagatcccggatcacgcaccggggctccaccggcatcatattGAGAGTGGGCTTTAAGACCGTATACGCGCATTTCAATGTACACAGATAAATAGGCAACAATCTCGTATAATCCAGAATTAAATCGTATAAGCACGATGTGAAAGTTATCTGGATACAGATTTATAGGTGCTCATTTGTTCCCCAACGCTATACCACGCGTATAAAACTTGCGAAGATCGTATAGAAGCatgtaaatagaagttacacaatgcactataaatctgtattcagaactcaatctgttgtgcacgtctacaTCTAACGCTTACATCcaaatagaagttacacaatctgcactataaatctgtattcagaactcaatcttttTTTTCTAACGCTATTATAAACCACAATTCTACGACAAATTATTGACGCAGACGAAAAGGGTTTCATCATAATCTGCACTAAAAATCTGCATTACAAATTCTAATAGTGCCGCAAAATATACACCTCCCACTGTTCAACACGTGATACACAATCTGCACGAAAAATCTGTTTTCTGAATTCAAACTGTTATGCGCGTCTGCATATAACACTAACCTTCGTCTGTACGTCTGTAAAATTTGAAGTTGTGGGTAAAAAGCGTTCCACAAAATAACTTCCCATTCTAACaaggcacgcgacttgttttctatagacataGAAGGAAaacaagtgtgggttattctgcaataacttatgggcggagcttaatgtttcgaaaatagttccggatagatattaataaattgtttgtaaaattcaatCACGTCACTAAAAAGTGAACTTTGTACttagaagggcggagtattgaaaaatatagtttatGTCCAAgacttgaaccaaatcaatcaaaatcgtgttagaatcgaaaaaaatattttttctatgatggtttgttgtcgaataacccacagtaaggagtatagatgcgtgttataaaatcactcgtgcttcgcagtcgtgatttaattcctacgcatctataatccttactgtgggttattcgacaacaaaccatgatagaaaaatattatttcttaagtaagaAGTCAAACAATTTTGCACACTATAATTAAAACGCAACTGCACCCGGTCGTGAGTTGCATCAAATCCAACTTTGAAAATGAATTCAAATTAGCGTCTAAGAATTGTGGGTTAGGACCGAATATACGTCATATGATGGAACAagacttacgcacatatttttTAATAGCGTTAATATGGAGTGCAAATTAAAAATTCCTCCCGACTATCGACGTGTTTCTTCAAGTGATGACAACATGTTATACTGCGTCGGAGCGGGAGAACATGATTAGCTCATAAGTTCACATATGCATGAATTAAATTCAGCGCTTAATATCGTCTCTCGTCAAAAAAGAACCGAAAGGAGTGGGTGTTTGCGGTGAAATGTTTTCTAGAGCAACACTTACCCCAGAATAGGGGGATTCGTTTCCTTCAAATAAATTGCAGATATATTAACATTTGGGCGACGTATGCGATATCGCGAACAAGAACTAAACTTCAAGGTTTACTgtcaataaaaaatgaaaaattaaaggtTAAATATGAGAAATCAAAGTAAACAATTGTCCAGAGCACAACTTTGCCTTGCATTAATATATTTAAGAATACATAAAAACACCTTAAAACATTGTTGGAAGAATTATTGCTCCTATTAATTAACAATGTGCCTATAGGTCTTATGTCAATGCCACAATTTTAAGGCtaactatcaaatataaaaaaacttccGTATAAACAGGGAATGGAGTcaatgttttttcaacatttttgtatttttaaatttaacagataaaatgtattgtacaacTTATAATCAatcaatgaaaatatttatttaagaagtcacaattttttttttactgaaatataatCAAATTTGGTGGTCCTTAAATGCGAGATAAACGTGGAAAACCTCGAGAAAAATCCTGCTGTCCGTTATTTTGACTACCAAGAAAATCATCTGAATCAGGGATTGAACTCGGTTCGCCTTTATGAGCAGCGCGTGTGTGTGCCAACCATTGCACTTAACGGACATCCCAATACTGTATGGTAAAATGAGATATACATGGTTAcaggaaaaaaatgaaacattttcaaataattttgcaCATCGGTGATAAGCATGATACGTTGTACGTCACAACCGGGTATCAagcatcattattattatgatacgATGCATCACTGCATCATTATTATTACAATAAGATGTATCACTGCATCATTATTATTCAtcacaatattttataataactttcggtatttatttttgggggaaaaacaACATGGCGAGTCTATTGTTACTAATAACTTAAATTAATTATGAGTGATGAGATAGATGTCTAGATAAGCTGTAATATGATTAGATTTTAAAGAGTGACTTTGGCATTGGAGCAGGGAAGATGCCGATGGTGAacttaagtttttgttttttaatgcgagataaattattaattaacagTCTGCGAACAATGTCATTTACCAATTTAAAATTTTGACCTTTTTGTTCAACCTTACGTATTTAGTAGGAAGACTGTTATTACTTTCGACACATTGTCTCCACATGTCAAACATTTTAAAGCACTGTTTTAAAATTGGATTATAAATGATCAATGATGAACCTATAgtataaacaatatgttttatggcaaaatttaaccttttaccaatAAGTGTCACCCTGATCTTTAAGATAGGAAGAAATGTCTTCTACACAACACGTTATCTTTCCTTGTGTGAGATTCGTTGTACAtaatatttaaagggatcttttcacgctttggaaaattgacaaaattgaaaaaagttgtttcagattcgcaaattttcgttttagttatgatatttgtggtgaaacggtaatactgaacatttaccatggtctaattagccattatatgcatcttttgacgatttttaaacctaaaaattataaagcgttgcaacgcgaaacgattgaataatttggagagttctgtttttgtcgttaaattttgtgaaactacgaagattgcttatataaggtataacatacgttcagtatgtgtatacggcggaatagctcagtaggataaagcgtttttacttcaggactctggcaggattccaagggtcactggttcgaaacctggtccgggcaatgttcttttcctttttttaattttattcttgattttttactggagcttttacgatccactgtttacatttatcgatataaagcatttaatgaataagttaaaaaatgccaaaatctgtgaaaaggcccctttaaaggacaTTTTAACaggacttgttgacaattttcgAACTTTTTATCACAGATTCAAAAGCTAACATCAGGGAAAGAAATACCACTTATCACGTACACGATACACTCATACCTAAAATACAGCTTCGTTTATGATTATTCAAACTGATGGCATTATCAAGTGCGACAtgcgcaaaacgattgaataattaacttgaaataattatgtttgttctttcagttaaattttgttttaaaatgtgcgATAGCTTTATATCCAATTCACATCTTTTCGAGCACTATACTTAGGTGtgtaaacatttttcttttttcatattatttatatcTTAAATTCAATTATCTTCATTTTAGTAAATATTTACAGTTTCATGTTTTTAATCTTGCAATTTAAGACATTTACTGACGctcattggtcattgtcggctcgtgtactacttaaatgtaccctatGTACTCTTAATTATACTTATATGTACACCGTGAACGAAAATATACGGAAACGTACTCGGGTATTCTAACGcgaaattggtcgttgtcggctatttttttgcaaaataattatgttcatatttatgtcactATTATGTACAATGGAAtctttattatcgaaactcctactcaaaaagcatgtataaattggccgggtacgtgtcAGTATCTTTCCGAACCCAtggtatttttattatgtatactTAAGTCATTTCAAAATTGAATGATAAATGATGAGGTTACAGTCCAGACAAGCTTTTATGTGGCCAAAATTGACGTTTCAGCTCTAGTGTGTTTGTGAGTCCTAGTTGTAGTGGAAGTACCAGCACAGATCCTATCGGTGTAACCGGAAGTGGAGTCCATCAAAACATGGCAGATAAAGGAGCTGAACCCACTATTCGGGATGTGATGGTTTTACTGACGGCTGTCTCGTCTCGTTTACAGTGTCTAGAGACAAAAATGAGCGTTATGGACTCAATCGAGAAGCGGATGGAGAATTTCGAGAATGATATGAAACGGCTGTGGGTGGTTCACGAGGACAGGGCCAAGAAAGTCGAAGAGAGGGTATTACGCCTGGAGGACAAGGTCGATGGGGTAGATATACACGCTGCAGAGCTCGTAGAGAGGGTCCAGGTGCTAGTGAAGGAGCGGGATACCCTTCGGGAGGATGTTAGCTACCTTCAATCGCAGTCTATGCGTAGCAACTTAATTTTCACGTCTGTACCAGAGGCCGCTGGAAGCGATATTGAGACGCCGGAGGTGACGGAGGCGAAACTACGCCAACATTTAGTAAGCGCTTTCAAGTTGACACAGGAAGTTGCTACCTCTCTTAGGTTCGAACGTGTGCACCGGTCTCCGGGATCGCCGACACCTGGCAAGATCAGAAACATTATAGCAAAGTTTTCTTTCTTTAAGGACAGGGAAATGGTCAGAAAAATGTGGAAAGAGCTTGATGGCACGGAGTACCGGGTTTTCGAGCAATTTCCCCCGGAAGTCGTGATGAGGAGA carries:
- the LOC127869602 gene encoding uncharacterized protein LOC127869602, which encodes MADKGAEPTIRDVMVLLTAVSSRLQCLETKMSVMDSIEKRMENFENDMKRLWVVHEDRAKKVEERVLRLEDKVDGVDIHAAELVERVQVLVKERDTLREDVSYLQSQSMRSNLIFTSVPEAAGSDIETPEVTEAKLRQHLVSAFKLTQEVATSLRFERVHRSPGSPTPGKIRNIIAKFSFFKDREMVRKMWKELDGTEYRVFEQFPPEVVMRRRQLVPKMKEARRLGKRAYLAYDTLYIDGNPVRA